A portion of the Bulleidia sp. zg-1006 genome contains these proteins:
- a CDS encoding YigZ family protein, producing MQVKGRSEYEEIIKKSRFIAIVQRIYSLADAQEKISALRKEYPEATHVCYAYKVGQRMKSSDDHEPSGTAGIPILEALRYANLENTLVCVIRYFGGVKLGTGGLIRAYSSTASMALEKAPKTNLIPYYHFSIQYPYELSNRLEPWLYQNKTNPEFQYAEQVYCEFDYPKEDISREIQDLSKGKAQLKLLEVKKKEVDA from the coding sequence ATGCAGGTTAAAGGAAGAAGTGAATACGAAGAAATCATTAAAAAGTCTCGTTTTATCGCCATCGTACAACGCATTTATTCTTTGGCGGATGCCCAAGAAAAGATATCAGCTTTACGCAAGGAGTATCCTGAGGCAACGCATGTGTGTTATGCCTATAAAGTTGGACAACGAATGAAGAGTAGTGATGACCATGAGCCAAGTGGTACAGCCGGCATCCCCATTCTTGAAGCTCTCCGTTATGCAAACTTAGAAAATACACTGGTTTGTGTTATTCGTTATTTTGGCGGTGTTAAATTAGGAACAGGCGGTTTAATTAGAGCTTATAGTTCTACCGCCAGTATGGCTTTAGAGAAAGCCCCTAAAACAAACCTCATCCCTTACTATCACTTCTCTATTCAATATCCCTATGAATTATCCAATCGTTTAGAACCGTGGCTTTACCAAAACAAAACCAATCCGGAATTTCAATACGCTGAACAAGTATATTGTGAATTTGATTATCCAAAAGAAGATATTTCTCGGGAAATACAGGATTTAAGTAAAGGGAAAGCACAGCTAAAATTATTAGAAGTCAAAAAGAAAGAAGTGGATGCCTAA
- a CDS encoding polysaccharide lyase 8 family protein, with protein sequence MKIKIIQQMVVKTIVLTLSLFLVITGFPMVQAQNPSASLVQNGDFQETIAKNGQWTNVAAKAWSVWVDKNKTKKNSYTIEAKNGQLQLAAKDTLRAIVHQTIEKKIDSSKQYRLSYRVHTKNKIGFFYARIQERKKSETKFTTSKALQTSNVYKNQAWKEITFDYKPSSEVDSVKLELIYETGTGEVFVDDVKLEEVAPSPKEIIKNSKFQETEDGKAPWTNKAAKHWTAWTPNEYKNMNGAKMFVNDKNELTISSQKEFRSCVYQDIPNFDNTKNYQLTVKAKLNQKQGIAKLRILEKRKDAKGRDEQVNSLSSNTLTGTTNGWQELKINYSPLSLTQFIRLELFYEKGKGTVQFKDVELKEIGVKKAFAPKEVNRILEKEITFPLDKIYTLRNPNYSYKALDDKINVQEGMIRANKVGVSKLEVQDKGKTIAIIKVHITNKVSDEYNRLLEQWNEMIVGNKSYDENNPAMKALFDTLETNAETYLKEMKQENNRTYLWEEAKEYERSSALTTSFRHLEAIAKQITNPKSKYYQSPKAIRQVREGMEWLCTNVYNKDARVIGNWWDYEIGTPRAINNTLSLLQQYFSQEEIRKYTDGIEHFVPDSTRFRVTQNDSFEAVGGNLIDMGRVKIIAGFLRKDDKEVKETVQAIQKVFVIVNKGQGFYQDGSYIDHTNVAYTGAYGNVLMDGFSQLLPIIQASKSPLPKEKLAVVRHWIEKAFLPLIVHNELMDMSRGRSISRSNSEDHVASVEVLRGVVRVLDVFDNAYKNSLRSEVKTILKEDTFYKVSDNLKSYGDIANVEKLLKDTSIPTLQRSTKLSLFNHMDKVAYYNAKKDFGFGISMHSNRTLNFEMMNNENRKAWYTADGMTYLYNGDLAHYSQNYWPTVDPYHLPGTTVFNSEKRPAKELGSTMSSSFVGAVKANESYGTVAMDFESQLKSISAHKAWFICDDQIVSMASAISKADSHTTVDQRKLEPKKKYQFFVNGKLVDLDHGKKEFQNVQSVFVESGDKKTNIGYHFLTPTNLELSKLEQSGKWSDIREVAGEDTSVHKNTFYRLVIPHKDMDNYAYSTIPSIQKDEFFKMIKNHPVRVIKNTKETQVIYDQRQENYGIVKYSDSPETFGVTKVSKKGIYSLVNGSGGYYQPSTMREERIENPTKQVLYKVLENDLEHLYRIRVNIPFAKFKAVFVDGVQLTKEQYLAGEGSTIIQLKKAYVNTLKTGQHTIRILAEDGQVSQSFYIQRKGNVKTADIYSWTHSIGLMVIGLFGLFLVIRYRKREVNA encoded by the coding sequence ATGAAAATAAAAATAATTCAACAAATGGTGGTGAAAACCATCGTACTCACTTTATCGCTATTCCTTGTCATAACAGGATTTCCCATGGTGCAAGCACAAAATCCAAGTGCTTCTTTGGTTCAGAATGGAGATTTCCAAGAAACCATTGCTAAAAATGGTCAATGGACAAACGTGGCGGCGAAGGCTTGGTCAGTTTGGGTGGATAAAAATAAAACCAAAAAGAACAGCTATACCATTGAAGCAAAAAATGGTCAATTACAGTTAGCGGCGAAAGATACCTTAAGGGCCATCGTTCACCAAACGATTGAAAAGAAAATTGATTCAAGCAAACAATATCGCTTAAGCTATCGTGTGCATACTAAGAATAAGATTGGCTTTTTCTATGCCCGCATTCAAGAAAGAAAAAAATCAGAAACGAAATTTACGACCAGTAAAGCTTTACAAACAAGTAATGTATACAAGAATCAAGCATGGAAAGAAATCACATTTGATTATAAACCAAGTTCTGAAGTAGATAGCGTTAAATTAGAGCTAATTTATGAAACCGGAACGGGCGAAGTCTTTGTGGATGATGTCAAATTAGAAGAAGTGGCTCCTAGTCCAAAAGAGATTATCAAAAACTCAAAGTTTCAAGAAACAGAAGATGGGAAAGCCCCTTGGACTAACAAAGCCGCAAAACACTGGACTGCTTGGACACCAAATGAATATAAAAATATGAATGGGGCTAAAATGTTTGTGAATGATAAGAATGAATTAACTATTTCATCACAGAAAGAATTCCGTTCTTGCGTATACCAAGACATTCCTAATTTTGATAACACAAAAAATTACCAGTTAACTGTAAAAGCGAAACTCAATCAGAAACAAGGCATCGCAAAATTAAGAATTTTAGAAAAACGAAAAGATGCAAAAGGACGAGATGAACAAGTCAACTCACTTAGTTCCAACACGCTCACCGGAACGACAAATGGTTGGCAAGAATTAAAAATCAATTATAGTCCTTTAAGTTTGACACAATTTATCCGTTTAGAATTATTCTATGAAAAAGGAAAAGGAACGGTTCAATTCAAAGATGTGGAATTAAAAGAAATTGGTGTAAAGAAAGCCTTTGCGCCAAAAGAGGTAAATCGTATTTTAGAAAAGGAAATCACATTCCCGCTAGATAAGATTTATACATTAAGAAATCCAAATTATAGTTATAAAGCTTTGGATGATAAGATTAATGTTCAGGAAGGCATGATAAGAGCTAATAAGGTTGGTGTTTCAAAACTGGAGGTTCAAGATAAGGGAAAAACAATCGCAATCATTAAGGTTCATATCACGAATAAAGTATCGGATGAGTATAATCGATTATTAGAGCAATGGAATGAAATGATTGTTGGCAATAAGTCCTATGACGAAAATAATCCAGCCATGAAAGCTCTTTTCGATACTTTAGAAACCAACGCTGAAACCTATCTAAAGGAAATGAAACAGGAAAACAATCGAACATACCTATGGGAAGAAGCGAAGGAGTACGAACGTTCTAGTGCATTGACCACTAGCTTTCGACATTTAGAAGCGATTGCTAAACAAATCACCAATCCAAAATCGAAATACTATCAAAGTCCAAAGGCTATACGTCAAGTAAGAGAAGGAATGGAATGGCTGTGCACCAATGTTTATAACAAAGATGCTCGTGTCATCGGTAACTGGTGGGACTATGAAATTGGAACACCAAGAGCGATCAATAATACACTTTCTTTGTTGCAACAATACTTTTCTCAAGAAGAGATTAGAAAATACACCGATGGAATTGAACACTTTGTGCCGGATTCAACAAGGTTCCGTGTGACACAAAACGATTCATTTGAGGCTGTTGGCGGAAATTTAATTGATATGGGTCGTGTCAAGATTATTGCCGGTTTCTTAAGGAAAGATGACAAGGAAGTAAAAGAAACGGTTCAAGCCATTCAAAAAGTATTTGTGATTGTCAATAAGGGACAAGGCTTCTATCAAGATGGTTCTTACATTGATCATACGAATGTTGCTTATACAGGAGCTTATGGTAATGTCTTAATGGATGGTTTTTCGCAATTATTGCCAATCATCCAAGCTTCTAAATCTCCACTTCCAAAGGAAAAGTTGGCGGTGGTTCGTCATTGGATTGAGAAAGCTTTCTTACCGCTCATTGTTCACAATGAACTCATGGATATGAGTCGTGGTCGTTCGATTAGTCGTTCTAATAGTGAAGACCATGTTGCCAGTGTTGAAGTATTGCGAGGGGTGGTGCGGGTATTGGATGTCTTTGATAATGCTTATAAGAATTCATTAAGGTCAGAAGTCAAAACAATCTTAAAAGAAGATACGTTCTACAAGGTTAGCGATAACTTGAAGAGCTATGGTGACATTGCGAATGTGGAAAAATTATTGAAGGACACAAGCATTCCAACACTCCAAAGATCCACTAAATTATCTTTGTTTAATCATATGGATAAGGTGGCTTATTACAACGCCAAGAAAGATTTCGGCTTTGGTATTTCAATGCATTCCAATCGAACCCTAAATTTTGAAATGATGAATAATGAAAATCGTAAGGCTTGGTATACGGCAGATGGAATGACTTATCTTTACAATGGTGACTTAGCGCATTATAGTCAAAACTATTGGCCAACAGTGGATCCGTATCATTTGCCGGGTACAACTGTTTTCAATTCCGAAAAGCGTCCGGCAAAAGAACTTGGTTCAACGATGTCCTCTTCCTTTGTTGGAGCCGTGAAAGCGAATGAATCTTATGGAACGGTAGCGATGGACTTTGAAAGCCAATTAAAGTCCATCAGTGCTCATAAAGCATGGTTTATTTGTGACGACCAGATTGTTTCTATGGCTAGTGCTATTTCGAAAGCCGATAGTCATACTACAGTTGACCAAAGAAAGTTAGAACCAAAGAAGAAGTACCAATTCTTTGTGAATGGGAAATTAGTGGATTTAGACCACGGAAAGAAAGAATTTCAAAATGTACAATCCGTCTTTGTGGAAAGTGGGGATAAAAAAACGAATATTGGTTATCATTTCTTAACACCAACCAATCTTGAATTATCGAAGCTTGAACAAAGTGGTAAGTGGTCAGATATTCGTGAAGTAGCCGGTGAAGATACAAGCGTTCATAAAAATACTTTCTATCGCTTGGTCATTCCGCATAAAGATATGGATAATTATGCCTATTCAACCATCCCATCCATTCAAAAAGATGAATTCTTTAAGATGATTAAGAATCATCCGGTTCGTGTGATAAAGAATACAAAGGAAACACAAGTTATTTATGATCAACGACAAGAAAATTATGGCATTGTGAAATATAGTGACAGTCCAGAAACTTTTGGTGTTACGAAAGTGAGTAAAAAAGGGATTTATTCCTTGGTGAATGGAAGTGGTGGTTATTACCAACCAAGCACAATGAGGGAAGAAAGAATAGAAAATCCAACCAAACAAGTGCTCTACAAAGTTTTAGAAAATGATTTAGAACATCTATATCGTATTCGTGTGAATATTCCGTTTGCTAAGTTTAAGGCTGTGTTTGTGGACGGGGTTCAACTAACGAAAGAGCAATATCTAGCCGGCGAGGGTAGCACAATCATTCAGTTAAAGAAAGCCTATGTGAACACATTAAAGACGGGTCAACACACCATTCGTATACTTGCAGAAGATGGTCAAGTAAGCCAAAGCTTCTATATCCAACGAAAAGGTAATGTGAAGACAGCGGATATATATTCATGGACACATTCCATAGGTCTTATGGTGATTGGATTATTTGGTTTATTCTTAGTGATACGATATCGTAAAAGAGAAGTGAATGCTTAG
- a CDS encoding glycoside hydrolase family 25 protein — translation MKKRKKRRQFQKQTQQTLVFSIVVCLILLALGTWSLLENVKYMKHSTKDKMAQYAHHYNWSYLDKSEKIYRYEDKNYYSRFGIDVSVHQGEIDWAKVKKAGVQFAYIRLGYRGYQNGYVFEDTTFRYNIQEALKQRLPVGVYFFSQAINEKEAKEEAEFVLKRIRSYPISLPVVYDLETAGEGKNNRIGSLTKEDMTKHAIAFMKHIKNNGYEAMSYSSTQVYGRMYQLDVIQKYPVWIAEYDQVVKYPYQFRFWQYSSKGKIDGIHKPVDLNLQFIRK, via the coding sequence ATGAAGAAAAGGAAAAAGAGAAGACAATTTCAGAAACAAACGCAACAAACCCTAGTATTTTCAATAGTGGTATGTCTTATATTACTAGCTTTGGGAACTTGGTCACTTTTGGAAAATGTGAAATATATGAAGCATTCAACGAAAGATAAAATGGCGCAATATGCCCATCATTATAATTGGTCTTATTTGGATAAATCAGAAAAGATTTATCGTTACGAGGACAAGAATTATTACTCTCGTTTTGGTATTGATGTATCGGTTCATCAAGGGGAAATTGATTGGGCAAAGGTCAAGAAAGCAGGTGTTCAATTTGCGTATATTCGTCTAGGCTATCGTGGCTATCAGAATGGTTATGTATTCGAAGATACAACCTTCCGTTACAATATACAAGAGGCTTTAAAGCAACGGCTTCCTGTTGGTGTTTATTTCTTTTCTCAAGCCATCAATGAGAAAGAAGCGAAGGAAGAAGCGGAATTTGTCTTAAAAAGAATACGCTCTTATCCGATTAGCTTACCGGTTGTTTATGATTTAGAAACAGCCGGAGAAGGTAAAAACAATCGCATCGGTTCACTAACGAAAGAAGATATGACAAAACACGCGATAGCCTTTATGAAGCACATTAAAAATAATGGTTATGAAGCGATGTCCTATTCCAGTACACAAGTATATGGAAGAATGTACCAATTGGATGTGATTCAAAAATATCCTGTTTGGATAGCGGAGTATGATCAAGTGGTGAAATACCCGTATCAATTCCGGTTTTGGCAATACAGTAGTAAAGGGAAAATTGATGGTATTCATAAGCCCGTGGATTTAAATTTACAATTTATTCGCAAATAG
- a CDS encoding zinc ribbon domain-containing protein, whose product MFCPNCGKPIEKENAKYCSHCGAALPTFPSSSIEKKNNPNIEIHLEELKPILYVLLQPMKEFEFTTFASVVVMIISTLVTYWSFQYLDINNHPLILLLTGFLSVLASYAINAFFLQFFGKKKYKLNHLFSTLTYLHIVACFALLLVCLCGLVHLKLMMLILGLVGYFIYIFQLLPLLNASFHGYLGALLLVLGFFIVWMVIFTGDPSSIPTF is encoded by the coding sequence ATGTTCTGTCCAAACTGTGGAAAACCAATTGAAAAAGAAAACGCAAAATATTGCTCGCATTGTGGAGCTGCTTTACCAACCTTTCCTAGTTCTTCTATCGAAAAGAAGAACAATCCCAATATTGAAATTCATTTAGAAGAATTAAAGCCTATTCTTTACGTCCTTCTTCAGCCAATGAAGGAATTTGAATTTACAACCTTTGCGTCTGTTGTTGTAATGATTATCTCTACTTTAGTAACTTATTGGAGTTTTCAATACTTAGATATTAACAATCACCCTCTTATACTATTGTTAACGGGTTTTTTAAGTGTACTAGCCTCTTATGCTATCAACGCTTTCTTCTTGCAATTCTTTGGTAAAAAGAAGTATAAATTGAATCATCTTTTCTCTACCTTAACCTACTTGCATATTGTTGCTTGTTTTGCGTTGCTATTGGTTTGTCTTTGTGGTTTAGTCCATTTAAAGTTAATGATGTTAATACTAGGACTTGTTGGTTATTTTATCTATATTTTTCAACTACTCCCGTTATTAAATGCTTCTTTCCATGGGTATTTAGGAGCCCTTCTTTTAGTCTTAGGTTTCTTCATTGTATGGATGGTTATTTTTACCGGTGATCCTTCATCCATTCCTACTTTTTAG
- a CDS encoding toxic anion resistance protein, giving the protein MSEKLETQQEEIELTLTPTMDVKEEKSEAVVEEEKKKAESANYTDPISENKLNDKEKQIVSDFAKKINIEDSTTILQYGSTVQKKISDFSESALKNVKTKDLGEIGDLLGNLVVQLKDTDNSEEKKGFFASLFNRGKEKLEGLFVKYEDAEKNVTKIANLLEDHQITLMKDISMLDELYVKNQENIKELDMYILAGRRKLQEVREKDLPPLREKAQKTGLPEDAQKANDLEQAIVRFEKKLHDLELTRQVSIQMAPQIRLVQSNDTVMTEKIQSTLVNTIPLWKNQIVLSLGIHHSKQALEAQREVSEMTNVLLKKNAETLHQATVETAKESERGIVDLETLQHTNEELIQTLDEVLNIQKEGREKREAAEMELRRIENQLSTKLLEQRK; this is encoded by the coding sequence ATGAGTGAAAAATTAGAAACACAGCAAGAAGAAATTGAATTAACTCTAACACCAACCATGGATGTAAAGGAAGAAAAATCAGAAGCGGTGGTGGAAGAAGAAAAAAAGAAAGCAGAATCGGCTAACTACACAGATCCAATTTCCGAAAACAAATTAAATGACAAAGAGAAACAAATCGTTAGTGATTTTGCGAAAAAGATTAATATTGAAGATTCAACAACGATTCTTCAATATGGTTCAACCGTGCAAAAGAAGATTAGTGATTTCTCGGAATCGGCTTTAAAGAATGTTAAAACAAAAGATTTAGGAGAAATTGGTGATTTATTAGGAAACTTAGTCGTTCAACTAAAAGATACGGACAACTCAGAAGAAAAGAAGGGATTTTTTGCGAGTCTGTTTAATCGTGGAAAAGAAAAGCTGGAAGGTCTATTTGTTAAGTATGAAGATGCGGAAAAGAATGTTACTAAGATTGCGAATTTATTGGAAGATCATCAAATTACATTGATGAAAGACATTTCGATGTTGGATGAGCTTTATGTGAAAAATCAAGAGAATATTAAAGAATTGGATATGTATATCTTAGCCGGTCGTCGTAAACTTCAAGAAGTTCGTGAAAAGGATTTACCACCATTAAGAGAGAAAGCACAAAAAACAGGACTTCCGGAGGATGCGCAAAAAGCGAATGATTTAGAACAGGCAATTGTTCGTTTTGAAAAGAAGCTTCATGATCTTGAATTAACTCGTCAGGTTTCCATTCAAATGGCTCCCCAAATTCGTTTGGTTCAAAGCAATGATACTGTGATGACAGAAAAGATTCAATCCACTTTGGTCAATACAATTCCATTATGGAAGAACCAAATTGTGCTTTCCTTGGGTATTCATCACTCCAAGCAAGCTTTAGAAGCACAACGTGAAGTTTCTGAAATGACCAATGTTTTATTAAAGAAGAACGCAGAAACTTTACATCAAGCAACGGTTGAAACGGCTAAGGAAAGCGAACGTGGTATTGTTGATTTGGAAACTTTACAGCATACAAATGAAGAATTGATTCAGACATTGGATGAGGTCTTAAATATTCAAAAAGAAGGTCGTGAGAAGCGTGAAGCCGCAGAAATGGAATTACGTCGCATTGAAAATCAATTGAGCACTAAATTATTAGAACAAAGAAAATAA
- a CDS encoding acyltransferase, protein MAQKKQKLKGRKRIVGMDGLRALAVLLILLYHVFPKQFPGGFVGVSLFFALSGYLVAWTSFKSIEEKKFSLKTYYLKRLKRIYPALLLVVFFSAGIYWFMDSMILDGRKKEILSIFFGYNNYYQISQNADYFTRSVNASPYTHLWAIAIEMQFYLLWPLFLKLYQSIKKTQYKDKANYFWLAVALLSFITIQFTYQASNVMPAYYGSISRASALFLGVSLACWQWYGDYREKFLLEPGLYGSTLVFIFALMIFFMGGQSVWTYRVGLLVSSIISVEFIRLVTSQVSGIGRYLDIPILKWIANCSYEVYLWQYPILFFFQFQHLDQITGMGILIIAIILVFAHYSHGFLEDVSYILLGKGKNSHEKA, encoded by the coding sequence GTGGCACAAAAGAAACAGAAATTAAAGGGGAGAAAAAGAATTGTCGGCATGGATGGATTGCGTGCTTTAGCCGTGCTTCTAATTCTTCTTTACCATGTTTTTCCAAAACAATTTCCTGGTGGTTTTGTTGGCGTGTCGTTATTCTTTGCGCTTTCCGGCTATTTAGTCGCATGGACTAGCTTTAAGTCCATCGAAGAAAAAAAGTTTTCTTTAAAGACCTACTACTTGAAGCGACTAAAGCGAATTTATCCGGCTTTATTACTGGTTGTTTTCTTTAGTGCCGGTATTTATTGGTTCATGGATTCAATGATTTTGGATGGTCGAAAAAAGGAAATCCTGTCCATCTTCTTTGGTTATAATAACTACTATCAAATTTCTCAAAATGCTGATTATTTTACGAGGTCGGTCAATGCTTCGCCTTATACGCATTTATGGGCAATTGCGATTGAGATGCAGTTTTATCTTTTATGGCCATTGTTTCTAAAGTTGTATCAATCCATTAAGAAAACGCAGTATAAAGATAAAGCAAATTATTTTTGGTTGGCAGTGGCTTTACTGAGTTTTATAACCATTCAATTTACTTATCAGGCAAGTAATGTGATGCCTGCTTATTATGGTTCTATTAGTCGAGCATCGGCTTTATTCTTAGGTGTTTCTTTAGCTTGTTGGCAGTGGTATGGTGATTACCGAGAAAAGTTCTTGTTGGAACCTGGATTATATGGATCTACCTTGGTGTTTATCTTTGCTTTAATGATATTTTTTATGGGTGGTCAAAGTGTTTGGACTTATCGAGTGGGACTATTGGTTAGCTCCATTATTTCGGTTGAATTCATTCGTTTGGTTACAAGTCAAGTTTCTGGAATTGGCAGGTATTTGGATATTCCTATTTTAAAATGGATAGCGAATTGTAGTTATGAAGTGTATTTATGGCAATATCCAATCCTATTTTTCTTCCAATTTCAACACTTGGATCAAATTACGGGAATGGGAATTCTCATCATTGCTATTATTTTGGTATTTGCGCATTATTCCCATGGATTTTTAGAAGATGTAAGCTATATTTTGCTTGGAAAGGGGAAAAACAGTCATGAAAAAGCCTAA